From the genome of Paenibacillus sp.:
GATTCGAGCTTGACTTCGACTTCGACCGTCGGGTTGCCGCGGGAGTCGAGCACTTCGCGTGCGTAAACGTCGGTAATGATCGTCATTAAAAAACACTCCTTATAAAGGTTTATTCTCGTCCGGGCCCGCGAAGACCCGAACGTTTGGCAAACCAAGATTATTTCAGCAGCGAGCTGCCCGTCATCTCTTGCGGCTTCGGCAGGCCGAGCAGCTCGAGGAGCGTCGGCGCGATATCGGCGAGGATGCCGTCGTCGCGGAGCGATACGCCTTCCTTCGTGACGATCAGCGGCACCGGGTTGATCGTGTGCGCCGTGTTGCGCGTGCCGTCTTCGTTCGTGACGACGTCCGCGTTGCCGTGGTCCGCCGTGATAACGGCGACGCCGCCCTTGGCGAGCACCGCTTCGACGACTTTCCCGAGACACTCGTCCGTCGCCTCGACGGCGCGGATCGTCGGCTCGAGGAGGCCCGAGTGCCCGACCATGTCGGGGTTCGCGAAGTTGAGCACGATCGCGTCATGCTTTTCCGCCTCGATCTCGGCGACGCAGGCCGCCGCGACTTCATAGGCGCTCATTTCCGGCTGCAGGTCGTACGTCGCGACTTTCGGCGAATTGATCAGGATGCGCGTTTCGCCCGGCAGCTCGACGTCGCGGCCGCCGCTGAAGAAGAACGTCACGTGCGGATACTTCTCCGTTTCGGCGATGCGCAGCTGCTTGAGGCCGTGCTGGACGAGCACTTCCCCGTAAGTATTATCCAATTCTTTCGGCTTATAAGCAACATACCCGTCGACGCTTTCGCTGAACAGCGTCAGGCAGACGAAGTAAAGGCCCGTCGGCGCCTTGTCGCCGCGGTCGAAACCGCGGAAATCGGCGTTCGTGAACACTTGGGACAGCTGAATGGCGCGGTCCGGACGGAAGTTGAAGAACACGACCGCGTCGCCGCTCTCGACGAGGCCGACCGGCTTGCCGTCTTCGCCGACAATGACCGTAGGCATGACGAACTCGTCGTATACGGATTTCTCGTGCGATTCGATGATCGCCTTCATCGGATCCGTATACGTCGGACCTTCGCCGTACACCATCGCGCGGTACGATTTCTCCGTGCGCTCCCACCGCTTGTCGCGGTCCATCGCATAGTAACGGCCTTGGACGGTCGCGATGCGGCCGATGCCGACTTCGGCGATTTTGTCCTGCAGCATGCCCATGTACTTCTTCGCGCTGTCCGGCGCGACGTCGCGGCCGTCCAGGAACGCATGGATGTATACGTCCTCGAACTGCTCCTTCTTCGCGAGCTCGAGCAGCGCGAACAAGTGGCCGATGTGGCTGTGGACGCCGCCGTCGGAGAGCAAGCCGTACAGGTGCAGCTTCTTGCCGTTCTCTTTCGCGTGGCGCACCGCGCCGACGAGCGTTTGGTTATCGAAAAACTCGTTGTCGCGAATCGACTTCGAGATGCGCGTCAAATCTTGATAAACGGTACGTCCCGCGCCGATATTGAGGTGACCGACCTCGGAGTTGCCCATTTGGCCCTCCGGAAGGCCGACGGCCTCGCCGTGAGCGGTCAACGTCGTATGCGGATACGTGTTCCAGTACCGATCGAAATTCGGTTTGTTCGCCTGTGCGACCGCGTTGCCGTGCAAATCGCCGCGCAGCGCGAAGCCGTCCAGGATGATCAGCGCTACCGGTTTGGGGCGATTCATGCTTTCGCACCTTCCACCAGCGCGATGTAGGAAGCCGGCTGCAAGGATGCGCCGCCGACGAGCGCGCCGTCGATGTCGGACGCGCCGAGGTACTCGCGCACGTTCTCAGGCTTTACGCTGCCGCCGTATTGGATGCGTACTTTCGCCGCCGCTTCGGCGCCGAACGCTTCTGCGACGACCGAGCGGATGTACGCGATGACTTCGTTCGCGTCTTCCGCCGTCGACGATTTGCCTGTGCCGATCGCCCAGATCGGCTCGTACGCGATGACGAGCGAACCGACTTGCTCCGCGCTCAG
Proteins encoded in this window:
- the gpmI gene encoding 2,3-bisphosphoglycerate-independent phosphoglycerate mutase, whose amino-acid sequence is MNRPKPVALIILDGFALRGDLHGNAVAQANKPNFDRYWNTYPHTTLTAHGEAVGLPEGQMGNSEVGHLNIGAGRTVYQDLTRISKSIRDNEFFDNQTLVGAVRHAKENGKKLHLYGLLSDGGVHSHIGHLFALLELAKKEQFEDVYIHAFLDGRDVAPDSAKKYMGMLQDKIAEVGIGRIATVQGRYYAMDRDKRWERTEKSYRAMVYGEGPTYTDPMKAIIESHEKSVYDEFVMPTVIVGEDGKPVGLVESGDAVVFFNFRPDRAIQLSQVFTNADFRGFDRGDKAPTGLYFVCLTLFSESVDGYVAYKPKELDNTYGEVLVQHGLKQLRIAETEKYPHVTFFFSGGRDVELPGETRILINSPKVATYDLQPEMSAYEVAAACVAEIEAEKHDAIVLNFANPDMVGHSGLLEPTIRAVEATDECLGKVVEAVLAKGGVAVITADHGNADVVTNEDGTRNTAHTINPVPLIVTKEGVSLRDDGILADIAPTLLELLGLPKPQEMTGSSLLK